In Gammaproteobacteria bacterium, the DNA window CGATGCTGTATATCGCCAACGTGCCCGAAGATGGTTTCGAAGATAATCCGCTACTGGACCGTCTGCACGCGGCTATAGCGGATGAAAGGGCTCAAATCGTGCCTGTGTGCGCGGCAATCGAAGCGGAAATCGCGCGTCTGGACGACGCCGACAAGGGCGAGTTTCTGGAGTCGATGGGTTTGACCGAACCGGGTCTACACCGCGTGATCCGTGCGGGTTACGCGCTGCTCGATCTGCAAACCTTCTTTACCGCGGGGCCCAAGGAGGTACGTGCCTGGACGGTCTGGCGCAATGCCACCGCGCCGCAGGCGGCGGGACGCATTCACACAGATTTTGAGCGCGGGTTCATTCGCGCGGAGGTCGTGGGTTACAACGATTTCGTCGCGACGGGTGGCGAGCATGGCGCAAGGGAAGCGGGCAAATGGCGGCTGGAGGGCAAGGACTACATTTTGCGTGAAGGGGACGTTGTGCATTTTCGCTTCAATGTCTGAACGCGTCATCTGCACTGGTCATCCGCATGCGCGGCTTGCGGGCGCCGTGGGTATTTTGTATCGTGACGATCTTTTTTCGCGGCTATGTAGCTCAGCCGGTTAGAGCACAGCACTCATAATGCTGGGGTCGGTGGTTCGAGTCCACCCATAGCCACCATCCAACCATCCGCCGAAGTCCGCAGAAGTCCATAAGCCAGCGAAATTGCGGGCTTTTTTATTGCCTGAGTGTCCGCGTTAGTCCGCACTGATTCATTGACATCCCCCTATATGCTGGGGTATTTTTTGGGTCATCGAGGATACCAACAGGGACGATACCCCCATATGCCGCTGACTGACACTACTGTTCGCACCGCCAAGCCACGACCCAAGGAATACAAGCTATTCGATGGCGGCGGCCTGTACGTGCTGGTCAAGCCAAACGGCACCAAATGCTGGCGGCTCAAGTACCGCTACGGCGGAAAAGAGCGTGGACTGGCTCTGCGCACGTACCCCACGGTGACGCTCATGGCGGCGCGCGCCAGCCGAGACGAGGCGCGCCGGCAGGTGGCCGCAGGCATCGATCCTGGACAAGCACGCAAGGCTGAAAAAGCCGCGCGCGGCGACACCAACAGCTTCGAAGCGGTGGCGCGCGAGTGGTATACCAAGCAGGCGCCGACGTGGGCTGTGGGACACGCAAGCAAGATCATCCGGCGGCTAGAGCGGGACGTGATTCCGTGGCTGGGCGCGCGGCCGATTGGATGCATTACGGCGCCTGAGCTGCTGGCCGTACTGCGGCGAATCGAGAGCCGGGGGGCGATCGAAACCGCGCACCGTGCGCTGCGCAACAGCGGGCAGGTATTCCGGTACGCCGTTGCCACCGGCCGCTGCGAGCGCGATCCGTCCGCCGATCTGCGGTGGGCGCTGGCGCCGGTAAAAGAAAACCACCTGGCCGCCATCACAGAACCGAAGGCCGTAGGCGCGCTGCTGCGCGCTATCGGTGGGTATGAAGGAGCGTATGTAACCAAGTGCGCGCTACAGCTTGCGCCGCTGGTATTCGTGCGTCCCGGTGAGCTACGCAAGGCCGAATGGGCCGAGTTCGATCTGGACGCCGCCACATGGAGCATTCCGGTGAATCGTATGAAGACAAAGCAGCCGCATCTGGTGCCGCTCGCGCATCAAGCCGTCGCGATCCTGCGCGATCTGCAACTGCTGACCGGCGCGCCCAAGCGCGAGGGCATACCTGATTACGTGTTTCCAGGATTGCGTACTATCACACGACCAATGTCTGAAAACACCGTCAACAGCGCGTTGCGGCGCCTGGGCTATGCCGGCACTGAAATGTGCGGCCACGGCTTCCGTGCGATGGCCCGCACGATCTTGGATGAAGCACTGAACATCCCACCGCATCTGATCGAGCACCAGCTAGCGCATGCGGTAAGAGACCCGCTAGGCCGCGCGTACAACCGCACGTCGCACCTGCCGGAGCGCCGCAAAATGATGCAACAGTGGGCCGATTACCTGGATGGCTTGAGGGCCGGCGCGAAAGTGATCCGGCTGGCGTAGCATAGCGTAGGGTCGCGCCTTACACGACGGGGGACACCCGGGCACCCTACCCGGCTGGCGCGCTCTCCTTAATAGGGGCACACGTATGGGGCGTAATGCCACTGCCTGACGACGTTTCGCGGGTTCGCAGCCGCCTACGGGGTTACGATCGCGACGGATACCTGCCCTTCCTTGAAAAACTCGCTAGCGACGATCGTGAGTGCATTCGCATGTGGAAGGCGCTGGAGCGCCGCAAGGTAGGGGACGATGATCTGTGGGTGACGTCCTTCCTCGGAGCCGTACAGCATGCGGCGAACTATCCTGATTATCATTATTTGTCGCCACGAAAACAAAAAAACCTAACAAAAAAAATTATGAAGGCTGCGGATCGGCTAATCAGTGTGCTGGACGAAAATGGCCTGGATTGCCACGTGATTTACCTCGACGGAAAAAACTTTTCTGGTTTTTATGTGGCAGAAGAGTTTAACGATCCAGATGGCGCTCGGCACTACGCCAAAAAGGAAGTCTTGGCGTCGGTTTTGATCCGACACCTTGTTGAGCGCGCAGAGCAAGAAATTACCAGCACCACCGCGCCAAGAGCCACCG includes these proteins:
- a CDS encoding integrase arm-type DNA-binding domain-containing protein, with product MPLTDTTVRTAKPRPKEYKLFDGGGLYVLVKPNGTKCWRLKYRYGGKERGLALRTYPTVTLMAARASRDEARRQVAAGIDPGQARKAEKAARGDTNSFEAVAREWYTKQAPTWAVGHASKIIRRLERDVIPWLGARPIGCITAPELLAVLRRIESRGAIETAHRALRNSGQVFRYAVATGRCERDPSADLRWALAPVKENHLAAITEPKAVGALLRAIGGYEGAYVTKCALQLAPLVFVRPGELRKAEWAEFDLDAATWSIPVNRMKTKQPHLVPLAHQAVAILRDLQLLTGAPKREGIPDYVFPGLRTITRPMSENTVNSALRRLGYAGTEMCGHGFRAMARTILDEALNIPPHLIEHQLAHAVRDPLGRAYNRTSHLPERRKMMQQWADYLDGLRAGAKVIRLA